From a region of the Fischerella sp. JS2 genome:
- a CDS encoding DUF3685 domain-containing protein, with product MSDRPLKLLLVDQDPIFRLGLRVALEEFSNLQVVSEAGTNTAVLQILAELAQQDLKSINLVVLELGNSRSLQSQQIGLQLCRQIKTQYPNLPILLLTSVQDQGLLLAAKSVGIDGYCPKGTPVTELVDIMQEVVAGRSYWYVFNDTIAEELPSSPHRPTTPSPHRFFTRLLENLRLSGNVQIDANLAAVTAKLQIPGQPILERAMLAGQRRELLAARWLINHLLATSQSKQISDQSQSQAAEQLPLPVVNIPSDHTITPNTPSLLSPRALQATIFTSCLNKLQLPLQNVTDVSLEIDILRPDKKRELLYLILQKVADILDDLRNSQITINQLTEIKNSILQELWKEVSTEFFGKFSRVRFGNNQIEILNVVLQSSGVVQTVILSQIPLVVDLFSYLLFQTDLIIDNTNYSAGSFEANQQVEMLLENLLIQVGNAVVQPLLNYLGDIEDIKQNFYDRKLISTREIERFRNSLSWKYRIKNLVTEPKAIFESRYDLFVFAPRGIAKTSIYAPRRQELVELSGIRLWVTLGLEFGDAIAPRLQSLLSFLGSGVVFVLTQIVGRGLGLIVRGILQGIGSVSFSEGKNKKS from the coding sequence ATGAGCGATCGCCCTCTAAAATTATTGCTAGTTGACCAAGACCCCATCTTCCGGCTAGGATTACGGGTCGCTCTCGAAGAATTTTCTAACTTGCAAGTAGTATCGGAGGCAGGAACAAATACTGCTGTTTTGCAGATTCTAGCAGAACTTGCCCAACAAGACCTAAAAAGTATAAATTTAGTTGTCTTAGAACTAGGTAATAGTCGCTCTCTCCAAAGCCAGCAAATAGGTTTACAACTGTGTCGGCAAATCAAAACTCAGTATCCAAACTTACCTATTTTATTACTGACTTCTGTGCAAGACCAGGGACTACTGCTGGCAGCCAAATCTGTTGGTATAGACGGTTACTGCCCCAAAGGAACGCCAGTTACCGAATTAGTTGACATTATGCAAGAAGTAGTAGCTGGTCGTTCCTACTGGTATGTCTTCAACGACACAATAGCAGAGGAGTTACCCTCATCTCCCCACCGCCCCACCACCCCATCTCCCCACCGTTTTTTCACTCGGCTATTAGAAAACCTGCGTTTGTCAGGAAATGTCCAAATAGATGCTAATTTAGCGGCAGTAACAGCGAAATTGCAGATTCCTGGACAGCCGATATTAGAACGAGCAATGTTAGCTGGACAGCGACGGGAGTTGTTAGCAGCTCGTTGGTTAATCAATCATTTATTAGCAACATCACAATCCAAGCAAATCAGCGACCAAAGTCAATCTCAAGCTGCTGAGCAATTACCACTACCTGTAGTAAATATCCCTAGCGATCACACTATCACCCCAAACACTCCCTCTCTACTTAGCCCGAGAGCGCTACAAGCCACAATATTTACATCTTGCCTAAATAAACTGCAATTACCCTTGCAAAATGTTACAGATGTGTCTTTAGAAATTGACATCTTGCGTCCAGATAAAAAACGAGAATTACTTTATTTGATTTTGCAAAAAGTTGCTGATATTTTAGATGATCTACGTAATTCCCAAATTACAATTAATCAATTAACTGAAATAAAAAATTCGATTTTACAGGAATTATGGAAGGAAGTTTCAACAGAATTTTTTGGAAAATTTTCTCGGGTAAGATTTGGTAATAATCAGATAGAAATTCTCAATGTAGTATTACAAAGTTCTGGAGTAGTACAAACAGTAATTCTCAGCCAAATTCCCTTAGTTGTTGATTTATTTTCTTACTTATTATTTCAAACAGATTTAATTATTGACAATACTAATTATTCTGCGGGAAGCTTTGAAGCTAATCAACAGGTTGAAATGTTATTAGAAAACTTGTTAATTCAAGTAGGTAATGCTGTCGTCCAGCCTCTACTAAACTATTTAGGAGATATAGAAGATATTAAGCAAAACTTTTATGATCGTAAATTGATTTCCACACGAGAGATTGAACGCTTTAGAAATAGTTTATCTTGGAAATATCGGATAAAAAATTTAGTAACCGAACCGAAAGCTATTTTTGAAAGTCGCTATGACCTATTTGTATTTGCTCCCCGTGGTATTGCCAAAACTTCTATTTATGCTCCTCGTCGTCAAGAATTAGTCGAACTTTCAGGAATTCGTTTATGGGTGACATTGGGACTAGAATTTGGTGATGCGATCG